cgtcgcggtACAAGGGCGTGGTGCCGCAGCCCAACGGGCGGTGGGGCGCGCAGATCTACGAGCGCCACGCGCGCGTCTGGCTCGGCACGTTcgcggacgaggcggcggccgcgcgcgcctacgacgtggcggcgctccgcttccgcggccgcggcggcgccgtcaacTTCGTCGGCCCCGCCGACGCGGCCGAGATGGCGTTCCTGGCCGCGCGGCCCAAGGCCGAGGTCGTCGACATGCTGCGGAAGCACACCTACGACGACGAGCTCCGGCAGGCGCTGCGCtccggcggtgccggcggcggcggcgaccgcgcccTGGCCCTGGTCCCCCGGGTGCCGCTGTTCGAGAAGGCGGTGACGCCGAGCGACGTCGGCCGGCTCAACCGGCTGGTGGTGCCCAAGCTGCACGCCGAGAAGCACTTCCCGCCGCTCGACGAGGCCGCCGACGCGGGGCCTCCCGTGCTGCTCGCCTTCGAGGATGTCGGCGGCGGGAAGGTGTGGCGGTTCCGGTACTCTTTctggagcagcagccagagctacGTGCTTACCCGTGGCTGGAGCCGCTTCGTCAGGGAGAAGGGCATCATCGCCGGAGACACCGTCGCtttctcgcaggcggcggcggtctcctcctccgcctccagcGCCGACGGGGAGATGGATGCCAAGTGTAACGATCCGGCCcgagataacggctaagatttaCTCTACATTttgagtaaatcacacctgctaaataactctcttgcgctttcgtcctcgcttcgcgcaaaaggctGCAGCCGGAATTATTTACCT
The nucleotide sequence above comes from Panicum virgatum strain AP13 chromosome 3K, P.virgatum_v5, whole genome shotgun sequence. Encoded proteins:
- the LOC120700588 gene encoding AP2/ERF and B3 domain-containing protein Os01g0141000-like; the protein is RSSPSSSRYKGVVPQPNGRWGAQIYERHARVWLGTFADEAAAARAYDVAALRFRGRGGAVNFVGPADAAEMAFLAARPKAEVVDMLRKHTYDDELRQALRSGGAGGGGDRALALVPRVPLFEKAVTPSDVGRLNRLVVPKLHAEKHFPPLDEAADAGPPVLLAFEDVGGGKVWRFRYSFWSSSQSYVLTRGWSRFVREKGIIAGDTVAFSQAARRMFIECRKRKRKDDGGGDDFCPGGGTRVVRLFGSNIAAASAIGASCIDACVEPHCKLRSP